The following is a genomic window from Candidatus Alcyoniella australis.
TAGATCCGCTCGACCGCCGTGGCCGCCTCGCGCAGTGCTTGGTCCGAGTAATCGATGGGGCTGCGATAGTGCACCGAGACCAGGAAGTAACGCACGACCTCGGGCTGGTAGTGTTGCAGCACCTCGCGGATGGTGAAGAAGTTTCCCAGGCTCTTGCTCATCTTCTCCTGGTTGATTTTGACGTGGCCGTTGTGCAGCCAGTAGTTGCAGAAGCAGTGCCCCTCGAGGGCCTCGGCCTGGGCGATCTCGTTCTCGTGGTGCGGGAAAATCAGATCCTGGCCGCCGCCGTGGATGTCCAGCGGCGTGCCCAAATGCTCGGCGCTCATCACCGAACACTCGATGTGCCAGCCGGGGCGTCCCGGGCCCCATGGGCTGTCCCACGACGGCTCGCCGGGCTTGCTTGCCTTCCACAGCGCGAAGTCCAGCGGATCCTCCTTGGCCTCGGAGATCTCAACCCGCTCGCCCGAGCGCAGCTCGTCCACGTCGCGCCGGCTGAGCTTGCCGTAATCCTTGAAGGCTTTAACGCGAAAGTAGACGTCGCCGTCGCGCTCGTATGCCATGCCCTTGTCGACCAGCGCTTTGACCGCGACCACGATCTGCGGGATGTGCTCGGTGGCCCGCGGCTCGATGTCGGGCCGCACGAACCCAAGGGCGTCGAAGTCAGTGTACATCTCGGCGATGTATTGCTCCGCGATCTGCGCGGGCTCCACGCCGCGCTGATTGGCGCGGGCGATGATCTTGTCGTCCACGTCCGTAATGTTGCGCGCGTACTTCACATTGTAGCCGAAGTGACGCAGGGTGCGCACGATCACGTCGAAGGCCGCCGAGGCGCGGGCGTGCCCCACGTGGCACATGTCGTAGACCGTGACCCCGCAGACGTACATTCGTACGAGATCGGGCTGCTGCGGCTCGAACGGCTGCTTGGTGCGGCTCATAGTGTTGTAGACGCTGATCGTCATCTCGCCCCCCTGGGGTTTGTGCTGCAAACGCCCAATCTTAGACCTCGCACATCGGCCAATCAAGCGCTGCAGTAGGGGATCAGGATTCGGAGATCAGCTCTAGCAGGGCCACGGCGTGGGCCGCGATTCCGAGTCCCTCGCCAATGTATCCCAAACCCTCGGTGGTGGTGGCCTTGACGTTGACCTGCACCGGGGCAATGGACATCGCCCGCGCCAAGTTGGTTTGCATCGGTTCGATGTGCGGCGCCATCCGCGGCGCCTGGGCGATGATCGTGGCGTCGACGTTGCCGACCGTCAGGCCGCCCTGAGTAATCAGCTCCGCGACCCGCGAGAGCAGCTCGAGACTGTCCGCACCGCGATACTGCGAATCGTCGTCAGGAAAATGGCGGCCGATATCGCCCAAACCCGCTGCGCCCAGCAGCGCGTCGGCCACAGCGTGAGCCAGCACGTCGGCATCCGAGTGCCCCTCGAGGCCCAGCGGGTGTTCGATCTGTACGCCGCCGAGGATCAGCCTGCGGCCCGGCACGAGCCGGTGTAC
Proteins encoded in this region:
- the cysS gene encoding cysteine--tRNA ligase, whose translation is MTISVYNTMSRTKQPFEPQQPDLVRMYVCGVTVYDMCHVGHARASAAFDVIVRTLRHFGYNVKYARNITDVDDKIIARANQRGVEPAQIAEQYIAEMYTDFDALGFVRPDIEPRATEHIPQIVVAVKALVDKGMAYERDGDVYFRVKAFKDYGKLSRRDVDELRSGERVEISEAKEDPLDFALWKASKPGEPSWDSPWGPGRPGWHIECSVMSAEHLGTPLDIHGGGQDLIFPHHENEIAQAEALEGHCFCNYWLHNGHVKINQEKMSKSLGNFFTIREVLQHYQPEVVRYFLVSVHYRSPIDYSDQALREAATAVERIYVAWDAMNRASIALGDVPVEPEDLEGEDKAALGKIDLALDSFEEAMADDFNSARALGNLFDLVHQTNSLCEQVEQQPRPELAALLIRAREVFLQMREVLGICQSEPADYYADKARRALIDKGITPEQIEAKIAERAAARTARDFARADAIRDELAASGVVLKDNRDGSTGWTVAAADKPLKD
- the ispF gene encoding 2-C-methyl-D-erythritol 2,4-cyclodiphosphate synthase, with the translated sequence MRVGHGFDVHRLVPGRRLILGGVQIEHPLGLEGHSDADVLAHAVADALLGAAGLGDIGRHFPDDDSQYRGADSLELLSRVAELITQGGLTVGNVDATIIAQAPRMAPHIEPMQTNLARAMSIAPVQVNVKATTTEGLGYIGEGLGIAAHAVALLELISES